A window of Roseburia hominis A2-183 genomic DNA:
AACCTGGAACGTGGTCGTTCCCAGTACCGTTCTCTTACCTGTACTGTCTTCACCATAAGCATGAACCTGATATGTCCCGGCCGTTTTATGGCTGCTAATCAAAATATCCCGATCCCACTTCCGATCAGAGCTTTTTTCTGCGGCATACCATACCAGATCATCCTGTCCGCCTTCTTCACTCCAGACTGCAAAATAAACCTTCTGCACGCCTCCCGGCATCTGCACTCCGCTTGCTGACAGGCTGCATGTTTTTTCATCGGATGACAATACTGCACTGACTGTTGCCTGCAGTGGATAAATGGACGTACTTGTTGATCCTGTAAACTTATATACTCCGTTTCCAGCCGTCACATAGGTATGAATAGTATACTTACCATAGTTATAATCATGGTTTGAAATCTCCACATGCGCTATGTAAGTTCCATCTGCCTGCTTTGCCGCGGTATACCAGTGAATATCACTCTGGTCACTCTTACTCCATACCGGAACCTGTACCGTGTGAACCCCGGATGGTGAAACAAATCCGGATACCACAACATCAAAACTTCCATTGACCGCATCTACATTTTTTGCCTGAATTTTCTGGACACTGATGGAAGAAACATCAAATGTGGTATTTCCCATAAAAATTCTTTTCCCACTGCTGTTTTCCGCATAAAGATGAACCTCATACGTTCCATCTGTTTTATGATCTGCAATGGAAATGTTTCTTTTCCATACTCCTCCAGATTCCTGTGCTTCATACCACACCAGATCATCCTGTCCGCCATTATCGCTCCAGACAGCAAAGTAAACTTTCTGCACGCCTCCAGATAATTTTACATTGCTTGCCGTCAAATTACATGTCAGCTCATCCGCTGCAAGTTCTGTTTTTAAATTAACTGCAGGCGGATATACCTCTGTAGTGGTAACTCCCGCTACCATTTTTACCTGTGTGCTGGATGTCACATAAACATGAATATTATAAGTTGAATAGTTGTATCCATGATTCTTTAAGTTTACCTGTGCCGCATAACTGCCGTCACTCTGCTTTGTCGCCGTATACCAGTAAATATCACTCTGATCACTTTCACTCCATACCGGAATCTGCACTTTGCTTACCCCACAGGATGCCTGCACGCCGTTTACGAAAATGTCAAAAGTTCCTGCTGTACTGTTCATATTTTTTATGGCAATACTTTGAACAGAAGCCGTTTCCTGATGTTCAAACGCTGTCTGTACCGCACATGTACTGGTGAGTCCCATATTGACTGCATATGCCCACACGTGATAGACCCCCAGTTCCCCATGGTTCGCAATCGGAAGGATTGTGCTCCAGGATCCATCACTGTTTTTTGTCGCATTGTACCATCTTAAATCGTTCTGACCATTCACATCTCCCCATACCGCAAAAGAAACTCCTGCCGTTCCTCCCGGTACGGTTACGCCTGTAAGTGTTAATGTATATTGACCGGCTGTGACAGGGCGTACCGATACGCTTCCTCCGGTCACGCTAAATGAACAGCTTGCACGTCCCAATAAATGAGAGATACCATAAATATCTTCCGCATATCCCTCTACATAATAAGTACCTTGATTATATTTGTGATTGCTTATCTGAAAGTTCGAACTGTATCCTCCAACTCCCACTTTGGTTGCGTGATACCAGTATATATCACTCTGGTCTGCCTTTGACCATACGGCAAATGACACCGCACGCACTTTATCATCCGGACTTACCCCATTGACACTGAGTGTTGCCGTGCCGGCCGCATTATTCAGGTTGGTAATCTTTATACTGTCTGATGTGACATTAACCCCTTTACTTAACCCATAATACTCGGCAATTGCCGTTGCATCCGCCACTCCTAATTTCTGTAATTTTGCATCTGTATTTAAATAATTTCCTGCATCATTACTGTTGCTTACAAATGCATGTTCGACAATGATTGCCGGAATACCTGCCAGTTTACAATTCCGGATAACTCCGTAATAATCAGCTGCTGTTCCGTCCGGATACTTATCCTGCTGCGCATCCTTGATCGTAATACCACGATTATATAATCCCAATGCAACCAGATGGTTCTCTATTAACTGCGCCAATCCCTTTCCGGTCTGTGACGCGCCTGAATTATAATTGGTGTTTGGGTAAAAGACCATTGCACCATGTGCAGATGTATTTGTAGAAGAGTTATTATGTAGACTAACATAAATATCAGCGCCTACGCTTGACGCATATTTTACACGATCTTCATTGCAGACCCCTGAAGTGGTTCCAGGATATGGGCAGCTTCCATCTGTAGGTCGGGTAAGATATACTTTTACTCCACTGTACTCCTCCAATTCCTGTTTACAATATGCAGCAATTTTCAAGTTAATGGTTTCTTCTCTTAATCCATTTCCCTGCGCTCCAGTATGACTGTTGTCATGTCCCGGGTCCAATACGACGACAATGTCCCTGCGGGCACTAAACAATGCTATTCCATCGTCTTCCTCAATGACGCTGTCAAGTGCATCCTCAATGGAATTCTGCGATATTACATTTCCATCTTCATCGATCTGGACAATATCTGCATCATCCAGAACGCTGCCATCCTGTGAACTTTCATCCTCAATAATCGCATCCGGGCTTACATCGACATCCTGTTCCATACCAAATACAGCATCAATTCCAGCGTCCTTGATATTCTCGGTATATTTTTTGCCGTTAACTACGAACGTTACCGCATCAAGCTGATAGGAGCCTTCCTGTGAGGCGTTCTGAAATGCAATTTCAAATAAGATTGCTCCATCTGTTACCCCTTTAGAATCCTGTGAAAGCACTTCTCCCGTCTGCTGATTATGATACTCGAGACTTGCATAATCGATTTCTTTTTCACAGTCAATTCCAAGTACAACTTTTTGTGTCTCATTCAGAGAAATCTTATCAGATTCCATTACCAAATACTGTATGTAGTATCTCGCTTCCTCTGTTTCCTCGGTTTCCTCGGTCTCTTCTATTTCCTCGACTACTTCCGTTGCCTCGGTTTCCCCGACTGTTTCCGTTGCCTCGGTTTCCTCGACTGTTTCCGTTGTCTCCGTCCCTTCAGCTGGTTCTGTCGTTTCGGATGATTCCGTATTTTGCGAATCATCCACATTTTTTTCTGTCTCTTCCGGTATAGTATCCTCCGTTTTATCAGGCACCTGTGTTTCCTCCTGATTTACCTCGGTGGACTCAACATTCACTTGCTCAGTCCCGGTTTCTGCTGCCATTACGAGCACCTGATCATTAGGGCAGATCACGGCACTAACCATCATTGTGACTGCCAATATACCTGCTAATAATCTTTTTCTCATTATGTCCTCCCTATCCTCTTTTTTCCGCTATTGTGCTTTATAGATTGTTTTACCCTCTTTTATCGTTTCAATCACTCTGATCTCCCGGATTTTCATCTGATCAACTTCAAGCGGATTCTTCTCAAGAACTACAAGGTCTGCCATCTTTCCTTCCCTTATACTTCCTTTTTTCTCTTCCTCAAAATACTGGTACGCTGCATTTATCGTAATACATTTCAGAGCATCGTATACATCAATCTTCTGATCTTCTCCCACGATTGTGCCATTCTTACTGATCCGTTTCACTGCGCACCATACAGAATGCATCATATTGGGTTTTGTAACCGGTGTATCCTGATGAAACGTTACGTTCAATCCACGGCTCAATGCATCTTTCACCGGACTGATACGCATTCCTCTCTTCTGCCCAAAATTTTTTATATGAATATCTCCCCAGTAAAAAACATGTCCGACAAAAATTGAGGGAATCATTCCCAGTTCTTTCATCCGGTCCAGCTGATCCGTCCTGGCAGTCTGGCAGTGTATCATTACAGGACGCATGTCCCGCCCGGTCTGGTCGTTTGCAACTGCCTTTTCATAGGCAGTGATAAACTGATCCCCGGCCGCATCTCCATTACAGTGAGCTAAAATCTGGTGTCCTTCATCGACTGCCTTTTTTACATATTCATTTACCTGCTCATCCTTTAGCCATGGATATGCACAATATCCTTTTGGTTCTCCCTCATACGGCTCTGTCATCCATGCCGACCGTCCCTGCGGAGAGCCATCCAGCACCAGTTTATATCCTCCTATCTTTAATCTGTTGTGATATGCTCCTACATATTTCCTGTTTTTATGAAGTACCTCACAACCGTTTGCCGTCATTAATGGGTACGCTACCACATCCGTTTTTAACAAATGCATCGCTGCCATGCTCTTTAAAAGTGCTATATTCTGCGATGTAGACGCTCCATCCTGTATCGTGGTAATTCCATTTTGAATATATACTTCCTGCATTCCACGAATCATTTTTCGGATACTTATCTTCACAAGTTTGCCGATTCGGCTCTGTACAAGAGCCATCGCCGCCTCTTCCAGATAGCCGTTCGGCTCTCTCCCGCCATCTTCTCTTCCAATCACGCCTCCCTCTGGATCATCCATATCCCGGGTAATGCCACACATCTGCAATACTTTGCTGTTTACACACGCCATATGTCCCGATATATGCAGTATCATAATCGGTATATCCTGCGATACCATATCCAGTATCTGTCTTGTCGGATGTTTTTCCTCACACAATGTATTATGGTCATAACCAAACCCCAGCACCGCCTGTTTTGCGGTAACATGATGATCTTTTATATAACTTTTCAATTTTTGAACGATGTCATTATAGTTCATGCATTCCGTGAGATCAGCCAGCACAGACACCTGTCCCGCCATCGTAATATGACTGTGTGCATCAATAAATGCCGGCATAAGACATTTCCCACGCAGATCATATTCTTTTACTCTCTTTCCGGCTATATTTCTAAGTTCATCCAAATGTCCCACTTTTTTAATTACGCCATTCTGAACCAGAACCGCTTCCGGTTTGTCTTCCCGATTCTCCATCGTAAGAATCGGACCTCCATAATACAATGTTTTCATGTTTTAATAAGTCCTTTTTCCAAACGCCTTAAATACCCTCAACAATACCACATAAATTACCACAAGAGCACTCAAAGACACTGCCAGCACTGTTTTTCCCACTTCGCCCGATGCCATTCCCAGCAGTAAAATATACACCGGTGTACTTAGCAGCATAACAAGATTCATCATTCCCAGCTCCAGTGCTGTGGTTGTTTTAAATTCAGGATCAACAATTCTGACTAATGATATACCACTTGCCACGGTTCCTGTGCATGTTCCGTATAAGCCTAAAGTACGCTCAAAATCATTGCTTCCGCCAAATCTTTTTCCAAAGAAAAAGCATACCGCTGCCGTCAGAACCGTAATGGCAATACTGATCACAATAATCGGCATCATCCATTTCCCAAGTACCTTTACTTCTACTGCCATAAAAGAACACACCACCAGATAATCTGCCGTCCAGCCTGTAATTTTGTTTTGCAGTGTGCTTTCCTTCAAAAAGTCCACTCCAGTTTTTTTCATGATCCATTTTACGATATATGCTGCGAACATACCATTCATAAACATCAGACCGCTCATGGAACTGCCGAAAAAACCAGGAATGCAGGAAAAGATCTTTGAAATTCCCAGCGCAAGCATGTAACACACTCCTATGACCGCAAAATGAAATGTCAATGTCTCTATATTACTGTTACAGGTCGTATCCTTTACCATATACTCTGTCTGTTCTTCTTTTCTGTAATACCCGCGCAAAACCGCCGGCTCAATTCTGCCGCAGTTTGAAGCATAGCCCTGTCTGATTCCCTTTTTTGCGAACGGAATTCCCACCAGGAAGGCCATGCAGAATCCGATTACAGCAAATGTAACAGCGATCATTGCTGCATTCTGATACCCATATCCTTCGTATATTTTTCCAAACGCCGCAGATTGGCCCGGTCCCTGGGCAAACGCAAATGCTACGAGGGTTCCATAAGCATTATCCATTCCGTTGTACTTCCCCAGCACGGTAGCAATCAGCATGCCGGACAGCGCCTGTAGTGCGTACAGAATACACCAGACAATTCCCATCCCCCATACACCACTCATAATATTTTTTGCCGTATTTTTATTTTGTCCGGGCGCTGATGTAAGCGTAATAGAAATAAACGAAATTGTAAATAATTGATTAACAATTTCCGTATACATCGCAGAATCTGCTCCACAGTCAATATCCTGCAGTGACAGCACATTCAGGAAAAAGAAACCCAGAATTCCCGCTATCACACTGGAGGGCACCAGCATTTTCTGGAATACCTTCACCTTTGCCCGCAATAACGTTCCTATACAGAGCATAATACTTGCCAGACCAAATGCAAACATGAACTTCATAACGTTCTCCCTTAAGTGCTATTTCATGACACCCGTTGTTTCAAACTCAAAATTCGATCCATCAATGCAGACCGTACCGGTTGCCAATCTTCCCTGCCCAAAGCAATAGTATTTTCTGCTGCCAACCTGTATCCATCCTGCGTCACTTCCTCTTCCAGTCTCATCGAAATGCCACATTTCGCCGTTAATCTGCTGTAAACCTCTCCGCAGTGATCCGTCTTTTCCAAAATAGTAAAAGTCATTTCCAATCTGCTTTAAGCCTCTTTGCATCGTTCCATCCACATCAAAAAAGTACCAGGAAATATCGATCTGATGGAAATTTCCAACGACCAGTTTTCCATCTCCAACGCAATAATACCGCTTTCTGCCTTCTATGATCCAGCCTTCTTCCGCTTTATATCCATCGGCATTCACATAACTGAGCACGCCGTCAATCTCGCATACCCCTCTCTGCTCATATTGCTGTTTTCCAAGGTCAAGGATATCTGCATACTTCCGGCATATTTCCTGCGGCATGCGGTGTTTTAACAGCTGAAAACTTGGTTCATTATAATCTAGTGGATTCTGGATGTGTAACTCACAGATTTCTTCCAGATATTTCTCTCTGTGCACTGCATATGCCTTCAGATCAAATACTTTGCTAAAGTTCTCGAGCTTATCCAGCGCATCAATCGCCACCAATGTTTTCTTACATTTATGGCAGACACCGCAGTTATAAGCTTCTCTCACACATACATGAAGATGTCTCTGTGCAACCTCCGAATCTACAATATCTCTTATTTTCTCAAGGCGATTCCGTTCTCCGCCCTCAGAATAAATTTTCAGCCCCCGCGTAGACAGACAATTCACGGTCAACAGATCATAATGTGCACTGTCGTACATATCATTATCTTCCAGTTGAAATCTGTGAAATCCAAACTCAGAGGATGCCAGATAATAGGTCTTCCACAATTTTTGGAGACAATATACCGCATATAAATTCGCATAGGTATTTACAAACAGATGGTTGATATCCACAATCTCCTCATAGTTCGAGTTTGATATCAACATCGGCAGACCATACTCCTCTGCAACCTGTTTTGCATTTCTAAGGCATATTTCACGAACCTCATCCTCTCCTGCCGTGCTGTATGTATCGTTAAACGCTCCTACATTATAATGACATAAATGGGTTAAATGATAACTCTTACAATGATTATGCAATGACATTTCTATTGCATGAAAAGAGTCTACTCCCATTGAATTTCCCGTTCCGACACCCCAGGCGCCCTCATTGATAATTTCTGTTTCTGTCTCTGCGAATATCCTGCTTGCATACAAATTTTTGCTGCTGTTCACCAATGACGGGATTAGTTCTGTCTCTATATTAAATAAAAGCTCCTCTGTAACCGGGGCATCCAACGATATATCTTCGCCGAAGCGCATTGCGAGTGGAAGTATCCCTATGAGAAAGGCATCGCTTCTCTCGGTACACAGATACTGTTTATATTCAGCGGGTACTTCAAACCACCACTTTTTTGTTTCCTGATCCATCACGACATCTGCTGTCAGCCGAAAATTTTTACCTGCTTGTTCTATGTATGGTCTGCCTATCTGAATCATCGTTTTCTCCTTTGTTTATCTTCTTCTGAACCGTTGTATGAATCTCTTTGCCCAGCGTTTCAACGGGAATTTCTCTTTTATTTGCCTGATTTCTTCCTCCAGAGCCTGATTCTTTCCCTGCAACTCACACAGAACGGAATTCATTTCTTCCTTCTGCTGTCTTAACTGGAGGATTGCATCTTGAAATTCCTGCATCTGTTTCTGCTGTATCTCAAACAGAATTCTTCTCTGCTCGGCATCTTTCTGCAATTCCCCCAATGCACCGTCATATACTGCCAGTCTTGTATCATGTGCTCCAAGTACATTTCCATGTGCATCAATCATATTTTTCTGCCAGAAAAGCTGTTCTTCCTCTTTCATTCTTTCCTTCTGAATAATATCATAACCGGAAAGCCGGTTCTCTTTTCCGGCACAGATTGCATTTTTGAGCCATTCTCCCGATTTTTCTTTTTCTCTCTGCAACGCACTCCGTACTTTATCATACGCAATGCTCTGCCCCAGCTTCTCTTCCAGCGTATCGATCTCCTCCGCGGATACAAGATGATCTTTAAGACCAACTTTACCAAGAATTTCCGTAAAACGGTCTAATCCACGATATGCATTTCCGATTGCCAGAAACTGCTTTTCAAAAATAAGGGCAAAACAGGTTCCGTGAAAAGAATCCGTAATAAAAAATGTGCACTCCCGTATTCTACGCAGCCAATCTTCATTGGAAACATCACTTTCCATATCAAGATCCCACTGTGCACATTTTTCTTCCACATTCACGACATCCGTCATGTTTATTACCGGTAATTCTAATTTCTGTGCTGCTTTTTCAATAATCTGCTGCTTTTCCGGCGAGGGGTCTAAAATATAAGTTGCAATATATTGATTATATGCGGTCTTCTTCCCCTTATCCGCAAGCTTTTCATATTCTTCTGTCGGGCACAAAAATACCGGATCCAGAACAACCACTGCCTCCCGGTTCCACTCCTGTCGACACAGTTCTACCGCACTTTCCTCCCGCACAGATATATGATCGATTCCCTGTATATAAAATGCGGCCTCCGCCTTCTCCTCCCTGGTCGCATGATACTCGCTCCTTCCAAATGATGCTGCGTACGTGATTTTATTTTTGTTTTCATGAATATAGTCCATAAAACAAAATTTATCAAAGCATGCATATAGTCCTTCATACCACAGCTGATCCGAGCCAAGAATAAATGTATCCGCGTAGTCATTCGCCTTCTGCAGTTGCAGTCTGCTCTCAAACAATTCACACAGATCTCCGCTGTCATACGGATTTTCCCTGAATATAACCGGTGTTTCATGCGGAGCCCACCAGGCTGATTTTGGTCGTTCCATCATAAATACATCATATCCCATATGCTGCAATGTCCGGTAAAGTCCATAATAGGACAAGTTTGAACCATGGTTTTCTACTGTTGGAATTCCCACGATTCCTATATCGAATTTATGTTCCAGTACACGTTTCGCAAGGTTCGCAAAGTCATATTTCTCTTCTCTGAGTAAACGAAAAAAACGATCTCTGTATGGATGTTCTTCTATATCTGCACAAATCCGGTTCTTTTTGGAATCCTCCACCGAAATCTCTTTCATCCAGACATTCTCTTTTTTCATCTCATTCAAAAGCATCTGCCCTTTATCACTATTTACGAATATAACGCTGGTTCCTTTATGATCATCCTCAATATCCTGGCAATCTTCTATTCCATGAAAATCTCCCGTAGACAGATCTCCCCTGCGCGGAAACTCCGCAAATTTACAATGATAACAGGATTTTCTTAAGGACATATTATAATGAAATAGTTTTTCAAACCAATCATCGGTAACATCTGCCCGGTAAGCAGAACCGTCCTCATATTCAATACACACGGTATTACAATTCCAGTCACCGTCTTTTACACGAAAATTAATATATTTGGCATGCCTTCCTTCCGATACACCAGAAAGCCATTCCCGAAATACTTTATCTGAAGGTGTACCATGACACAGCATATCTATTGTATATAATCTGCTCTGGTCACATCCTTTCAGGTAGTTATATAATCCCGCGGTCTGACATGGCAATCCTGTAAATAAGACCGTCTTTCCTTCCAGTAAAAGCGTTTTTATCTTACGGTAAATTCCGGTCGCATCTGCCTGTATATACTTTGACCCGTTTATTTTTGCTATATCTTCGACTTGATCTATAACTATGTACTGTGCTTTCAGATCGGGTGTAAGCTGTACTCCACAGACAACTCCCTGTTTCTGCAGGATAACAGATGCCGCCACCGGAACCACGCCGCCTGATGAAGCTGTTTTCCGAACTTCATCGCATGCTCGAAAAGCATATGACGAAACGTCATATGCTTTTCGATTCTCATCATGGGCGACAGGGCAAACTTCTAAACACTTCCCGCATTGAATACATATGGTATCATTTACACCGGCTTCCCGAAATCCATCCTCATTCTCAGATAACTCTATTGCTCCGGCCGGACATGCATCCTTACAACAATAACATCCTGTACATTTTTTATCTTCTACAACATTTTTTATCATTGATTTTCCGATCCTCATTCTTATTACATGTTACAGCAACATATCTGTTGCCGTTCCATTGCATTAACGCACTTCCACTTTACATATCGCCTGCGCACCTGCATACGCTGCAACAATACTGGTCTCTCCCTTGCCGGTTCCACAAACCTCTCCTGCTGCACTTACCTTACATATGCTCCGATCTTCGCTTCTCCATTCCACCTGCGAATTGGCAATCCTGCATTCATTTAAATATGCGCTTAATCTTCCAACCTGTCCAACACTCCATTCTAACTCTTCCGAACTCAATGTCAATTTTTTCTCCTCACAGGCCATCCTTGCGAAACGTTCCGATGGACTCTCATACGACCAGTCCACATTCCGCCTTATGATCTTTGCCGGATTTCCTCCCAGACAGACATTCGACTCTCCCTCAAAATTACCCGTCACGACACTTGCGGCCGCCACAATACTGTTGTCCGGAATTACAGCATTCTTTAAAATGATGGAATCTGATGAAATCCAGCATCTCTCACCGATCACAGTCGCATGTTTTCTTCCGTTAATACATTCTCCGGTATTCACATCAAACATCGCATGTCCGTCAGACCCGTAGATATATACTCTTGCAGAAAACATACATCCCGCTCCGATTCTGATATCCGCATTTTCCGTCGCCAGTATCCCCACATTGTGCATGGTAGTTCCTGCTCCGATCCAAACCCGCTGCTCATTTCCATCATTGCATATAATTCTAACATTATTCAATAGGAAAGTGCTTCCAATCCGGACCTCTGCATTACTGTTATCGATAGTAATCGTACTTCCCACCGCTTTTATCGGAAGTTCCAAATACACCCGGTTATTATTTCCCTGTATTTTAATCTCGATACCTGCAACTTTTTCACTATATGTAATTTCTCTCTCCGTGCCGTTTTCTATAATAAAAATTTTGTTATTTTGTCCAGATAACTTATATACCGGCTTTAATTCCTGCACAGTATCCTGCTTTTTCTTTCCTCTTTTGAAAAACACTCTTCTTCTCCCCATAATATCATCACCTTTTAGTCATCCAGCTCCCATGTCGGAATCTCTTTTCGTCTAATGCCATAATAAAATTTAATTGCGCTCTTTCTACGCTTTGTTCCACGCGGAAACATTCCATTGGCCGCCGGCACAATAAATCCGTATTTAATCTTATTTTTTATCTTTGTGG
This region includes:
- a CDS encoding GBS Bsp-like repeat-containing protein, yielding MRKRLLAGILAVTMMVSAVICPNDQVLVMAAETGTEQVNVESTEVNQEETQVPDKTEDTIPEETEKNVDDSQNTESSETTEPAEGTETTETVEETEATETVGETEATEVVEEIEETEETEETEEARYYIQYLVMESDKISLNETQKVVLGIDCEKEIDYASLEYHNQQTGEVLSQDSKGVTDGAILFEIAFQNASQEGSYQLDAVTFVVNGKKYTENIKDAGIDAVFGMEQDVDVSPDAIIEDESSQDGSVLDDADIVQIDEDGNVISQNSIEDALDSVIEEDDGIALFSARRDIVVVLDPGHDNSHTGAQGNGLREETINLKIAAYCKQELEEYSGVKVYLTRPTDGSCPYPGTTSGVCNEDRVKYASSVGADIYVSLHNNSSTNTSAHGAMVFYPNTNYNSGASQTGKGLAQLIENHLVALGLYNRGITIKDAQQDKYPDGTAADYYGVIRNCKLAGIPAIIVEHAFVSNSNDAGNYLNTDAKLQKLGVADATAIAEYYGLSKGVNVTSDSIKITNLNNAAGTATLSVNGVSPDDKVRAVSFAVWSKADQSDIYWYHATKVGVGGYSSNFQISNHKYNQGTYYVEGYAEDIYGISHLLGRASCSFSVTGGSVSVRPVTAGQYTLTLTGVTVPGGTAGVSFAVWGDVNGQNDLRWYNATKNSDGSWSTILPIANHGELGVYHVWAYAVNMGLTSTCAVQTAFEHQETASVQSIAIKNMNSTAGTFDIFVNGVQASCGVSKVQIPVWSESDQSDIYWYTATKQSDGSYAAQVNLKNHGYNYSTYNIHVYVTSSTQVKMVAGVTTTEVYPPAVNLKTELAADELTCNLTASNVKLSGGVQKVYFAVWSDNGGQDDLVWYEAQESGGVWKRNISIADHKTDGTYEVHLYAENSSGKRIFMGNTTFDVSSISVQKIQAKNVDAVNGSFDVVVSGFVSPSGVHTVQVPVWSKSDQSDIHWYTAAKQADGTYIAHVEISNHDYNYGKYTIHTYVTAGNGVYKFTGSTSTSIYPLQATVSAVLSSDEKTCSLSASGVQMPGGVQKVYFAVWSEEGGQDDLVWYAAEKSSDRKWDRDILISSHKTAGTYQVHAYGEDSTGKRTVLGTTTFQVSSLKIQTIQVKNLLPASGTFDVFFSGIQSPSGVSKLQVPVWSKDDQSDIYWYTAARQSDGTYAVQVNLKNHDYNYGKYTVATGMTAGNGIYQFTGAVSVQVNLPSASVRAVLSSDEKTSSITAENVALAGGVQGVYFAVWSEAGGQDDLIWYQAAKTREGTWKTDISISSHKSEGVYQVHLYGVDRNGNRVFMGNTTFNVSYMSVQKIQVKNLNNGTGTFDVFLSGITAPSGVSKVQVPVWSKADQSDIYWYTATRQSDGSYAAQVNIKNHGYNYGKYTIHTYVTAGNGVYKFTGSTSATINVPTTTMQVGIQADGRNCNLVANNVGLQGGVKKVYFAVWSETGGQDDLRWYEASNTSSGVWVNSFLLSNHKTAGVYEADTYAIDSQNNYVPMASIKFTVQGPSASAVNLVNYNESDGTFGVKVSGATSPAGIASVKVAVWSAGNQSDLVWYDATHNSDGSYVIGADVRNHSNNTGTYYADAYVYDNNGIALCAGRVTCSMIQVTNLLHPISGSTSVTVQQMVNYYNTKAVYPSFYQNTEASTIQAFCQIYIEECRAEGIKAEVAFCQAMKETGFLRYGGNVQIEQYNFAGMGSTGPGVRGESYPDVRTGIRAQVQHLKAYANTDSLNNICVDSRFRYVTRGTAPYVEWLGIQQNPYGKGWATANNYGYQIVDMVNKLKQN
- a CDS encoding amidohydrolase; translated protein: MENREDKPEAVLVQNGVIKKVGHLDELRNIAGKRVKEYDLRGKCLMPAFIDAHSHITMAGQVSVLADLTECMNYNDIVQKLKSYIKDHHVTAKQAVLGFGYDHNTLCEEKHPTRQILDMVSQDIPIMILHISGHMACVNSKVLQMCGITRDMDDPEGGVIGREDGGREPNGYLEEAAMALVQSRIGKLVKISIRKMIRGMQEVYIQNGITTIQDGASTSQNIALLKSMAAMHLLKTDVVAYPLMTANGCEVLHKNRKYVGAYHNRLKIGGYKLVLDGSPQGRSAWMTEPYEGEPKGYCAYPWLKDEQVNEYVKKAVDEGHQILAHCNGDAAGDQFITAYEKAVANDQTGRDMRPVMIHCQTARTDQLDRMKELGMIPSIFVGHVFYWGDIHIKNFGQKRGMRISPVKDALSRGLNVTFHQDTPVTKPNMMHSVWCAVKRISKNGTIVGEDQKIDVYDALKCITINAAYQYFEEEKKGSIREGKMADLVVLEKNPLEVDQMKIREIRVIETIKEGKTIYKAQ
- a CDS encoding sodium/glutamate symporter, which encodes MKFMFAFGLASIMLCIGTLLRAKVKVFQKMLVPSSVIAGILGFFFLNVLSLQDIDCGADSAMYTEIVNQLFTISFISITLTSAPGQNKNTAKNIMSGVWGMGIVWCILYALQALSGMLIATVLGKYNGMDNAYGTLVAFAFAQGPGQSAAFGKIYEGYGYQNAAMIAVTFAVIGFCMAFLVGIPFAKKGIRQGYASNCGRIEPAVLRGYYRKEEQTEYMVKDTTCNSNIETLTFHFAVIGVCYMLALGISKIFSCIPGFFGSSMSGLMFMNGMFAAYIVKWIMKKTGVDFLKESTLQNKITGWTADYLVVCSFMAVEVKVLGKWMMPIIVISIAITVLTAAVCFFFGKRFGGSNDFERTLGLYGTCTGTVASGISLVRIVDPEFKTTTALELGMMNLVMLLSTPVYILLLGMASGEVGKTVLAVSLSALVVIYVVLLRVFKAFGKRTY
- a CDS encoding N-acetylmuramoyl-L-alanine amidase family protein — protein: MIQIGRPYIEQAGKNFRLTADVVMDQETKKWWFEVPAEYKQYLCTERSDAFLIGILPLAMRFGEDISLDAPVTEELLFNIETELIPSLVNSSKNLYASRIFAETETEIINEGAWGVGTGNSMGVDSFHAIEMSLHNHCKSYHLTHLCHYNVGAFNDTYSTAGEDEVREICLRNAKQVAEEYGLPMLISNSNYEEIVDINHLFVNTYANLYAVYCLQKLWKTYYLASSEFGFHRFQLEDNDMYDSAHYDLLTVNCLSTRGLKIYSEGGERNRLEKIRDIVDSEVAQRHLHVCVREAYNCGVCHKCKKTLVAIDALDKLENFSKVFDLKAYAVHREKYLEEICELHIQNPLDYNEPSFQLLKHRMPQEICRKYADILDLGKQQYEQRGVCEIDGVLSYVNADGYKAEEGWIIEGRKRYYCVGDGKLVVGNFHQIDISWYFFDVDGTMQRGLKQIGNDFYYFGKDGSLRRGLQQINGEMWHFDETGRGSDAGWIQVGSRKYYCFGQGRLATGTVCIDGSNFEFETTGVMK
- a CDS encoding polysaccharide pyruvyl transferase family protein, producing MVPVAASVILQKQGVVCGVQLTPDLKAQYIVIDQVEDIAKINGSKYIQADATGIYRKIKTLLLEGKTVLFTGLPCQTAGLYNYLKGCDQSRLYTIDMLCHGTPSDKVFREWLSGVSEGRHAKYINFRVKDGDWNCNTVCIEYEDGSAYRADVTDDWFEKLFHYNMSLRKSCYHCKFAEFPRRGDLSTGDFHGIEDCQDIEDDHKGTSVIFVNSDKGQMLLNEMKKENVWMKEISVEDSKKNRICADIEEHPYRDRFFRLLREEKYDFANLAKRVLEHKFDIGIVGIPTVENHGSNLSYYGLYRTLQHMGYDVFMMERPKSAWWAPHETPVIFRENPYDSGDLCELFESRLQLQKANDYADTFILGSDQLWYEGLYACFDKFCFMDYIHENKNKITYAASFGRSEYHATREEKAEAAFYIQGIDHISVREESAVELCRQEWNREAVVVLDPVFLCPTEEYEKLADKGKKTAYNQYIATYILDPSPEKQQIIEKAAQKLELPVINMTDVVNVEEKCAQWDLDMESDVSNEDWLRRIRECTFFITDSFHGTCFALIFEKQFLAIGNAYRGLDRFTEILGKVGLKDHLVSAEEIDTLEEKLGQSIAYDKVRSALQREKEKSGEWLKNAICAGKENRLSGYDIIQKERMKEEEQLFWQKNMIDAHGNVLGAHDTRLAVYDGALGELQKDAEQRRILFEIQQKQMQEFQDAILQLRQQKEEMNSVLCELQGKNQALEEEIRQIKEKFPLKRWAKRFIQRFRRR